The Flavobacterium galactosidilyticum nucleotide sequence GCTTTGCTTCATCCCACTCGTTCTCTTTTAGCTTCACTCCAGCAGTGATAAATTTCGTTTTTCTATCTTTTATAATTCGGATATACAAAGGGCTGTGTCCTGTTTGGTCTACCTGATGTGTTCTTAAAATTAGTTTTACTGATGCCATAATAATAGGAATTTAGAAATGTTATACTACTTTTGTAAAGTAATGCAAACGAGTGAAAGTGTTGTAAATAAAGGGTTTTCAATTGGGTGCATCGTGATACGAAGGTACAACATTGGGTACAACAAAACAAGTATTTCGTTGCTTTTTGTTGCTTAAATTTGCATTGTTCATTTTTATAAAGTCAATGAATACAACACTTTAAGTGCAAATGGGAGGGTTGAATGAAAAGTTGTAGATAACTTGTATATAACATCTACGAGTAACACTTTTTTTTAAGTTTTACAATATCTCAAGCTATATATTCTAGTTCGTAAATAAAGACTTTTAAAACTATTGTTACAATACCCACATTTAGTGATATTTTGACTTTAATTTAAGAATATAATAGTAAGCTAATTCTAATGCCGTATTTTTTTCATTTCTTTCTTCTAGTTCTCCAGCTATCATTATAATGCCTATTCCTCATACATTCATAAAACTTCCCTCTCAGATATAAACCTAAAACCCATACCACAACAAACCCAATGATTTCATACCATTCCATATTTTGAATCTTTAAGTAAGGTCAAAATAGGGGTTTAAATTTTTATATAATATGCATTTTGGGAATTTCGATATGCAATGTGGGAATATCTATAGACATAAAAAAAGATGCCTGAGCATCTTTCTACCTATTGTTTTCATATTTTGAGGATAACGTAACCCTTTAAATAATCACAAATCTACTATTTGTCACTTTCGTTTAGGCGGTTTTAATGAAGGTGTATTACCAGGAGTGTCTTTATTATCACGTTGGCGTTTGTCTGGCTGTCCTGTTGATGTTGCTGTTCTTTTTGGTCCTGGTTTAAGTGCCATAATTTCAGAGTTTTAAGTTGTTAAATCTAAATATATAAAAAAAGTCAGAATAATAAAAATGTACAATTAATTTCATGAAATCTTTGGCGATGGGTGCTTAGTTGTGGTATTTGCACTATCTAAACTATTCTTTTTCTAAATCTACTTTAAAATCAAAAAACTCCTTAGGCTGTATTTTAAGTCCATATGATAAATTAAGTATTGTTTCTAATGTTATATTTTCAGTTCCTTTTTCAATTTTACTAATAAAACTTGCGTCGAGATCACAATTTTCAGCAATCTTCCTATAACTTAAACCTTTCTGTTTTTTTATTTCTCCGAGCCTTTTACCAAATTGCAGTAAAAGTGCACTTTTTGTAGTTTCATTAATCATAGCCTATGTTTTAGGCAATTTCTTTAAATTTAAAGAAATTAATGTGGCAATATATTACCACGTTAATGTTTTTTAGTATATTTGTTTTATCATTACATTAAAGTAGTGTATTTTTGCGATTCTTCAAATACAATATTGAAGCATTCGCTTTGAATCTCGTTTCAGAAAACTGGTAATTTTAACACACGAGAAGATAAGTACTATGCTCACGTCCCATGGCGTGGGCTCACTTATTCGTGTGTAGGGTATACCAGTACCTTGATAGCGTTTAAGCTGAGTTCCATGCCATTTTTTATTTATAATGGGCTCAATACTTTTCTTAGATTCTTAGCACCTCTTCATTTTTTTTTATAGTCTCGCAGCAGTTCAAACCGCTAAAATCCGTATGCCTATGAAATAAATATAAAATATAACTTACTTAATGCCTGCGCTGTTTCTTTATTTTGAGTTAGTGTTTCAGTGCGGGCTCATTTTTAATTTTTAATTGTGAAAAAAAAAAGGAGTAAAGGAACAAAGGCGCAAATCCTAAAAATCAATCTTCCTTTTTTATATCACACTTACGCCACATTACCTTAGGAATACAACTGGGTTTATAACATCTGAATTATTATAATGAAATACTACAAACAAATACAAATAGGAATAATTTTACTTTTT carries:
- a CDS encoding helix-turn-helix domain-containing protein, coding for MINETTKSALLLQFGKRLGEIKKQKGLSYRKIAENCDLDASFISKIEKGTENITLETILNLSYGLKIQPKEFFDFKVDLEKE